One part of the Mustela erminea isolate mMusErm1 chromosome 11, mMusErm1.Pri, whole genome shotgun sequence genome encodes these proteins:
- the RARRES2 gene encoding retinoic acid receptor responder protein 2 — MWQLLMPLALWLGAVGLGRAELTAAQQRGLQVALEEFHKHPPVQWAFRETGVDSATETPFPAGTFVRLEFKLQQTSCRKKDWKKAECKIKPNGRKRKCLACIKLNSADKVLGRMVHCPIHTQALREPEEHQEAQCGRVERAGEDPHSYYFPGQFAFFKALPPS, encoded by the exons ATGTGGCAGCTGCTGATGCCTCTGGCCCTGTGGCTGGGCGCAGTGGGCCTGGGCAGAGCCGAGCTCACGGCAGCGCAGCAGCGTGGCCTGCAGGTGGCCCTGGAAGAGTTCCACAAGCACCCGCCCGTCCAGTGGGCCTTCAGGGAGACCGGCGTGGACAGCGCCACGGAAACG CCCTTCCCTGCAGGGACCTTTGTGAGGCTGGAATTTAAGCTCCAGCAGACCAGCTGCCGGAAGAAGGACTGGAAAAAAGCGGAGTGCAAAATCAAGCCCAATGGG aggaAGCGGAAATGCCTGGCCTGCATCAAACTGAACTCTGCAGATAAAGTCCTCGGCCGGATGGTCCACTGCCCCATACACACGCAGGCTCTGCGG GAGCCCGAGGAGCACCAGGAGGCTCAGTGCGGCAGGGTGGAGCGCGCGGGCGAGGACCCCCACAGCTACTACTTCCCGGGACAGTTTGCCTTCTTCAAGGCCCTGCCCCCGAGCTGA
- the LRRC61 gene encoding leucine-rich repeat-containing protein 61, which produces MELQGEKPAEADGVRVTPQLLKSHSGEFALESILLLKLRGLGLVDLGCLGECLGLEWLDLSGNALTQLGPLASLRQLLVLNVADNRLTALEPLAACENLQSLNAAGNLLATPGQLQCLAGLRGLEYLRLRDPLARLSNPLCSSPSYWAAVRELLPGLKVIDGERVTGRGSEFYQLCRDLDSSLRPSPSPGPGATEAQPWVEPGYWESWPPRSSSILEEACRQFQHTLQVCHDLDRQARDSLAQAERALSPAGTTSSFVF; this is translated from the coding sequence ATGGAGTTGCAGGGTGAGAAGCCGGCAGAGGCCGACGGGGTGCGCGTCACACCCCAGCTGCTCAAGTCTCACTCGGGTGAGTTCGCGCTGGAGTCCATCCTGCTGCTGAAGCTTCGGGGCCTGGGGCTGGTGGACCTGGGCTGCCTGGGGGAGTGCCTGGGGCTCGAGTGGCTGGACCTGTCGGGCAACGCGCTCACGCAGCTGGGCCCGCTGGCCTCCTTGCGCCAGCTGCTGGTGCTCAACGTGGCCGACAACCGGCTGACGGCGCTCGAGCCGCTGGCCGCCTGCGAGAACCTGCAGAGCCTTAATGCCGCAGGCAACCTGCTGGCCACCCCCGGCCAGCTGCAGTGTCTGGCTGGCCTGCGGGGCCTTGAGTACCTGCGGCTGCGGGACCCCCTGGCCCGGCTCAGCAACCCGCTGTGCAGCAGCCCCTCGTACTGGGCGGCCGTCCGAGAGCTGCTCCCCGGCCTCAAGGTCATCGACGGTGAGCGCGTGACAGGCCGGGGCAGCGAGTTCTATCAGCTATGCCGGGACCTGGATAGCTCCCtgcgccccagccccagccccggtCCCGGGGCCACCGAGGCCCAGCCCTGGGTGGAGCCAGGCTACTGGGAGTCTTGGCCCCCCCGGAGCAGCTCCATCCTGGAGGAGGCCTGCCGCCAGTTCCAGCACACCCTGCAGGTGTGCCACGACCTGGACCGCCAGGCCCGCGACAGCCTGGCCCAGGCCGAACGGGCGCTCAGCCCTGCCGGCACTACCTCGTCCTTCGTGTTTTGA
- the ZBED6CL gene encoding ZBED6 C-terminal-like protein, giving the protein MLPVEKPRKPHKRRTRSGSAGQEPPLCADSSVTGSGSPAAPPTSPDSEFHTRVTSTTHGLGWGAVGRLLETEVKLEFVDTEERAVSGHRRIGSSVSPKGSGQDRPPQRKRPHPLPASSSVPSRDQVFLGEQEEGSPGLHVYSEKRKSCSRGSPDLHAAASRAKCLASPEWNKPKGDSGLSNLKCVLGQETPGQPEKKASKPKVRGQREDGEPTLKKSRDPVLSLGQSPAAAAPVQAASLDRSEVGQPRESEKVKQADVLIAHLAREVRRLRRWKKRHLLAAVGEPSSLESLQKPPCLKKLVRILKAETKGWDFPRHSPGRLDTAGQKPVSDIRRLFTADCKNVCHVTCPRCHASVPQGRWKGHFQTSGLLRHLVGKHGLESARRPAAASPGEKGEGTEEKKRKGLPASAKGLPSAGHGPGASTSGDSGQQLAPGRPEPLFLAPPLLPASTKDEPAALPLAVVEGQGGPCTPSLPRGQAWNLGIAELLCSLALPLSFVSAPPFRRFMAQADPCYHVPPPAFFSDTALPLLHAAVGEQVCREMRLAEGGCVHLTVSTAARDSAVDYVAVTAHWGAIRPGSRQGASESPRKQAVLWVRGLSQESTAEERQRELWEQVSLWLSRTSLQPGFLVSGSCLSLEQAVRTEGYTHLPCFAHCLDSLVTNFLCHHQSVQIILGTVRAICSHFQGSARARQLLTQLQRRCGLPAQQPFWELSDHWVSAFRLMEWLVGQQRPLREYEEEHQLGKASSALSAVFWSLTDSLVTLLRPFQVAVREASAARASLSQVLPQLRFLHIFMEQVPQHFEEQGSVEVGAAVRLAKGLALQLTTDQQLNELFHRKEFVLATLLDPRFKGRIEAILPTGADIDHWKQVLVYKVKEIMVSEQPLPPSPSPHGPQTTHAGTTLSGGGARSLGAEERGQKEPVRRSGSGSLLLGRRERSLLEQLESVGLLASERSGASLATESHLASVIVKKYLRENETIGAQEDPLIYWEKRQEVWPALARLATVYLSCPPTGAFSGSVCASLGSPALVQHSTPLPVGTIERLLFLKTNLENFPNYTAPPLLFPQEDLAEGDEAGEADLCLIV; this is encoded by the coding sequence ATGTTGCCAGTAGAAAAACCCAGGAAGCCCCACAAGAGACGTACACGTTCAGGCTCAGCGGGCCAGGAGCCGCCTCTCTGTGCCGACTCCTCCGTGACTGGATCCGGGAGCCCGGCGGCTCCCCCGACTTCTCCTGACTCCGAGTTTCACACCAGAGTTACCAGTACCACTCACGGACTTGGCTGGGGTGCTGTGGGGCGCCTGCTGGAGACGGAGGTTAAGCTAGAGTTTGTAGATACAGAAGAGAGGGCTGTCAGTGGCCATAGGAGAATTGGGTCCTCTGTCTCCCCGAAAGGAAGCGGACAGGATCGGCCTCCACAGAGGAAGAGACCTCATCCTCTCCCCGCTTCCTCGTCGGTCCCGTCACGTGACCAGGTGTTCCTGGGAGAgcaggaagaaggctccccaggCCTCCATGTCTACAGCGAGAAGAGAAAATCCTGCTCCCGGGGGAGCCCCGACCTTCACGCCGCGGCCTCCCGCGCGAAGTGCCTGGCCAGCCCTGAGTGGAATAAGCCAAAGGGAGACTCTGGCCTCTCTAACCTCAAATGTGTGCTTGGGCAGGAGACCCCTGGGCAGCCTGAGAAGAAGGCGTCCAAACCGAAGGTGCGCGGACAGAGAGAGGACGGGGAGCCCACACTAAAGAAGTCGAGAGACCCAGTGCTCAGCCTGGGCCAGTCCCCCGCGGCCGCAGCGCCGGTCCAGGCGGCCAGTCTGGACAGGTCCGAGGTGGGCCAGCCCCGTGAGAGcgagaaggtgaagcaggctgACGTCCTCATAGCCCATCTGGCCAGGGAGGTGCGCCGCCTCAGGAGGTGGAAGAAGAGGCATTTGCTCGCTGCTGTCGGGGAACCATCGTCCCTGGAGAGCCTCCAGAAGCCGCCGTGCCTGAAGAAGCTGGTCAGAATTCTGAAGGCAGAGACCAAGGGCTGGGATTTCCCCAGGCATTCGCCCGGCCGCCTGGACACCGCGGGGCAGAAGCCAGTGTCCGACATCAGACGGTTGTTTACTGCGGACTGCAAGAATGTCTGCCACGTCACGTGCCCTCGCTGTCACGCTAGCGTCCCACAGGGCAGATGGAAGGGCCATTTCCAAACCTCAGGCCTGCTCCGTCACTTGGTGGGTAAGCACGGGCTGGAGAGCGCGAGGAGGCCAGCCGCAGCCAGTccaggggagaaaggggaagggaccGAGGAGAAAAAGCGCAAGGGCCTGCCCGCCAGTGCCAAAGGGCTCCCGTCAGCAGGACACGGCCCCGGTGCCTCCACTTCAGGAGACAGTGGCCAGCAGCTGGCCCCGGGCAGGCCTGAGCCCCTGTTCCTGGCTCCACCCCTCTTGCCTGCTTCCACCAAAGATGAACCTGCTGCTCTCCCGCTAGCGGTCGTGGAGGGCCAGGGAGGCCCCTGCACCCCCAGCCTGCCCCGAGGCCAGGCCTGGAACCTGGGCATCGCAGAGCTGCTCTGTAGCCTGGCCTTGCCGCTCTCCTTTGTTTCGGCCCCACCTTTCAGAAGGTTTATGGCCCAGGCGGACCCTTGCTACCACGTGCCGCCTCCAGCCTTCTTCTCCGATACGGCGCTGCCTCTGCTGCACGCGGCCGTGGGCGAGCAGGTGTGTCGGGAGATGCGGCTGGCCGAGGGCGGCTGCGTCCACCTCACCGTGTCCACGGCAGCCCGGGACTCTGCTGTGGACTACGTGGCCGTCACTGCCCACTGGGGGGCAATACGTCCGGGCAGTCGGCAGGGGGCGTCGGAGAGCCCCAGGAAGCAAGCTGTGCTCTGGGTTCGAGGCCTGTCCCAGGAGAGCACCGCGGAGGAGAGGCAGCGGGAGCTGTGGGAGCAGGTCAGCCTGTGGCTCAGCCGCACCTCCCTGCAGCCGGGCTTCCTGGTATCAGGCAGCTGTCTCAGCCTGGAGCAGGCCGTGAGGACGGAGGGCtacacccacctcccctgcttTGCCCACTGCCTCGACTCCCTGGTGACAAACTTCCTGTGTCACCATCAAAGCGTCCAGATCATCCTGGGGACGGTCAGGGCCATCTGCAGTCACTTCCAAGGCTCCGCCAGGGCCCGGCAGCTGCTCACCCAGCTGCAGCGGCGGTGCGGCCTCCCGGCCCAGCAGCCCTTTTGGGAGCTCTCAGAccactgggtgtctgccttccgccTGATGGAGTGGCTGGTGGGGCAGCAGCGGCCGCTGCGGGAGTACGAGGAGGAGCACCAGCTGGGCAAGGCCAGCTCGGCCCTGTCGGCCGTGTTCTGGAGCCTGACGGACAGTCTCGTCACGCTTCTACGGCCCTTCCAGGTGGCAGTCCGGGAGGCGAGCGCGGCTCGGGCTTCTCTGAGCCAGGTGCTGCCGCAGCTCCGCTTCCTGCACATCTTCATGgagcaggtgccccagcacttcGAGGAGCAGGGCAGCGTGGAAGTGGGGGCTGCCGTGCGACTGGCCAAGGGCCTGGCCCTGCAGCTCACCACAGACCAGCAGCTCAACGAGCTCTTCCACCGCAAGGAGTTCGTGCTGGCAACCCTGCTCGACCCCCGCTTCAAGGGCCGGATCGAGGCCATCCTGCCCACAGGGGCCGACATTGACCACTGGAAGCAAGTTCTCGTGTACAAGGTGAAGGAGATTATGGTGTCTGAACAGCCCTTGCCTCCCTCGCCCTCCCCGCACGGCCCCCAGACCACGCATGCAGGCACTACCCTGAGCGGTGGGGGAGCCAGAAGCCTTGGGGCCGAGGAGAGGGGCCAGAAAGAGCCCGTGCGGAGAAGCGGCTCTGGGTCTCTGCTGCTGGGCCGGAGGGAGAGGAGCTTGCTGGAGCAGCTGGAGAGTGTGGGGCTGCTGGCGTCCGAGAGAAGCGGTGCCTCCCTTGCCACCGAGAGCCACCTGGCCAGCGTCATCGTCAAGAAGTACCTGCGTGAGAATGAGACGATCGGCGCCCAGGAGGACCCGCTGATCTACtgggagaagaggcaggaggtCTGGCCGGCCCTGGCAAGACTGGCGACTGTCTATCTGTCCTGTCCCCCAACAGGGGCCTTCTCTGGAAGTGTCTGTGCCTCCCTGGGCAGCCCTGCTCTGGTGCAGCACAGCACCCCTCTCCCAGTGGGGACCATCGAGCGCCTCCTCTTCCTGAAGACCAACCTGGAGAATTTCCCCAACtacactgcccctcccctcctcttcccccaggaAGACCTGGCCGAGGGGGACGAGGCCGGCGAGGCCGACCTCTGCCTGATTGTCTGA